In one window of Gossypium arboreum isolate Shixiya-1 chromosome 4, ASM2569848v2, whole genome shotgun sequence DNA:
- the LOC108458186 gene encoding zinc finger A20 and AN1 domain-containing stress-associated protein 6-like has translation MAEEHRCQAPEGHRLCVNNCGFFGSSATMNLCSKCYRDLCLKEQEASSIKSALSSSPSSSSTVVESISQVPLLALHEVNRESAVPEIASAAEQRSQQQPNRCMVCRKRVGLTGFRCKCGVTFCGSHRYPENHGCTFDFKKVGREEIARANPLVKAEKLEKI, from the coding sequence ATGGCAGAGGAGCATAGATGCCAAGCGCCAGAAGGCCATCGTCTTTGCGTCAATAACTGCGGCTTTTTCGGAAGTTCGGCGACGATGAACCTTTGCTCCAAATGTTACAGAGATCTCTGTCTCAAGGAACAGGAAGCTTCTTCGATCAAATCCGCTCTTTCCTCTTCCCCTTCGTCTTCATCAACGGTCGTCGAATCCATTTCTCAGGTTCCTCTTTTGGCTCTCCATGAAGTCAACAGAGAATCGGCGGTTCCGGAGATTGCATCGGCGGCCGAACAGCGATCGCAGCAACAACCGAATCGGTGCATGGTTTGCAGGAAGCGGGTCGGGTTGACCGGATTCAGATGCAAGTGCGGTGTTACGTTTTGTGGGTCCCACAGGTACCCTGAGAATCACGGGTGTACGTTCGATTTCAAGAAGGTCGGCAGAGAGGAGATAGCACGCGCTAATCCCCTCGTCAAAGCAGAGAAGCTCGAGAAGATTTGA